Genomic DNA from Bacterioplanes sanyensis:
ATCGAACGTCTCTTTTGGTAGCGCATCGTGTTTCTCACGCCATACACCGCCACCTGGTCGAGCATGCAGATAAGTAGAAACGTCGCGCCCCCAAGGGGTCTGAATGCGCGTTTGCGGAAAGCCGAGCAACATTTCTGTACCGCCAGCGGTCTTTAGCGCCACGCCTAATACCGGCCGCGGGCTAAAATTGCCAAACTCACGATCGACCACCACACCAAACTGCCAAAAACCCAGACGATGGTCGGTTCGCCCGACCAGCTCCAAGTTAGCCGCTAGGTGATCGGAGTCGACGCCATCGAGGTCGGTCATCACCCCAGGCTCAAAGCGCACCATAAACGACGTCCCCGAGCCGCGGCGTTGTTGGTAGCGGATTGGCACGGACAACCAGTAATACTCTTTGTCAGCGGCGTTCACGCCTTTCCAGCGAAACTCGGTGCGATCTAAATGGAACGCGGTGGTCACTTGTTCCGCGCCGCGCTCGCCGCGTTCAATCGGCAGCGTCAGGCTGATGGTATTGCTGCCAAACCCCGTACCACTGCCGCTGTCGGGCTTGCCACTGGACTCACTCAACCAATGCAGGCCGGATTGCGCTTGAGCATTGCTGGCAAGCAGCGCGGTGAGCAGCAGAGTGACTGTTTTAGTTGCTTTGCGTGGATTCGTCATAGGCTTCCTGGACGCTGTTATAACTGGCCAGCGCTCCCGTTGCTTGTTCGTTATTCCGTACTTTTTCCAGCGCTGTCAGGACATCCATCACCTGATCCAGTCCTTGCAGCAGATCCTCACTGGCACCGGCGGCTTCTTGCTCAGCGCGGTAGTCGGTGATGAACGCCATCGCTTGCTGCTCGGCTTGACGCGCCTGCGGCGTTACCGCTGCGTCCATGTTGCGCAGCACATCCAGAACCTGGGCAAAACCGGCTTCCACCTCGGGCTGCGCCTGTACTGTCGAACTCATCATTTGCTGACTGAGAAAGGATTGCGCCTCGCTGACCGCTGACACTTTTTGCTCAACACCGCCCAGCGACTGGTATTCCGCGGTGTTGATCAGACCACCCTCGTACAAACGCTGGGTCAACGCGGGAATTTGATCGCTGCGAATGGTGCCAGAGAAAAATTCGGAGCTGATTTGGCTGAGTTGCTGGCTTTTGTAGGACAAAGACACCTGATCGGCGTAGCTGCGCGGCAGTCGGTCGGCATAGCGCTCAGCAGACCAAGATGCGCGGGCGTTGGCTATGGCATCGCCGCCGCTGGCCGTGTCTTCTACGCTGCCTGAGTCAGCGTTCGCCGGCGCCTCAGAGTCAATACTGGCGTCGGTGTTAGCCGCAGCACTGTTGTTGGCTGCGGAGGTCGCTGTCGCCGCAGCGCTGGTGATCAAGGGGTTGGTGGTCACGTCCATGGGCACACGCCTCATTGTCTGTTACTGGCAATATCCGCCACAGACTCCAGCAAAAGGCGAGCCAGATTGTAACGGGGTGATGGCATTGCCATCACACGCCGCTTTGGCCACCAAGTTGACGGTCACATCGGCAGCCACAACCAGTTTCAGTAGCGGCAGTGAATCGCCAAAGCGGTAAAGGCTTACCGCTCGTCGGCGGCGTCCGCTACCCGCTCGTGGCTGCGACTGATGTGCTGGCGCACACTGTGCACCCCCCAGTACACCAAACCCAGCACTACTGGCAGTGACAATCCCTTCAGCAAGTCACTGTTGATATCCAGCCCGTAGGCCTTCAAGCCCTGAAAACCAATGCCCAGTAACGACAGCATGTAGTAACCAATGGCGACCACCGACAGACCTTCGACCGTTTGCTGCAGCCGCAACTGCAATTGACTGCGGCGGTTCATCGACGACAGCAGGTGTTGGTTTTGCTCTTGGATCGACAAATCCACCCGAGTGCGCAGCAAGCTGGTGGTGCGATTGATGCGTCGCGACAAATCTTCCAGTCGGTCTCGCACCGAGGTGCAAGTTTTTATGCCCGGCGTCAGACGCCGCTCCAGAAATTCTCGCAGCCCTTGCATGCCCTCGAGCGGTTGCTCTTTGAGTTGCGTCAGACGATCCAGCACCAGATCGTGATAGGCCAGTGCCGCAGCAAAGCGAAAATTGGTATCACTGCGATGCTGCTCGACCTTGGCAGCCAACAGCGACAGCTCTTGCAGCAGCTCGCGCTCATCGCGCTCGGAGTTGATGTCAGAAATCTGCTGGTTCAGCTCGGCCAAATTGGCCTCCACCGGACTCAGCTCGTGCCCCATGCGCCGGGCAATCGGCAGTGCCATCAACGACATCAGTCGGTAAGTTTCCAGCTCAAACAAGCGCTGCACCATGCGCCCAGATTGGTATGCCGTCAGTTGCCCGCGATGGGCCACCATGCGGCCAAAGCCATCGCTGTGCAGTCGAAAGGCAGTCCACACCTGCGCTAGACCATCAGCCACATGAGCGCCGGCAACGCGCTGCCCTTCGAACCAGTGATGTAACTGTTGCTCGCTGGGTGCGTCGTCCACCACCGCCAGATTCACCGCCACCAGCAGTTCGCCGGGCATGGCCGCCAGCCAATCTTTGGGAATAAAACTCAGCGCGTCTTGTGCAAACGGCTCCACCCGATGGCAAATAAAGGTGAAGTTGGCAAATTCCAAATGGCGCTCCCAGCGCAATTCAAAGCCACCGAAGTCCTGATAGAGACACGACGACTCCGGCCCGGGCACCGGCACACTGAAGCGTCGACACAAATCCACCACATGAGCGTGCAAGGCGTCACGGTTGCCATCCAATAACACGGTAAAGTGCGCCACCTGACAGTTGCGCTCAATAATCGGGGATGGACGATTGTGCAGCTCTTCATACAGCGACGAGCGCCACGGGTGAACTTTCAGCGATACCGCCGGTGCAGCGATGTCTGGCGTACTGTCCAATAACGCGTCGTTCATGCAGACTTCCTATTAAACGTGGCTCGGCATTCTAGCCAGCATATTGCCGCACAGCCAAGCTATTGCAACTGCGGCACAACACCCTTGGCGCTGCAACCCTTGAGATTGGCGTGACAAAGTGGCGCAATACAGGCTGTATTAGCATCAGAAGTCGTTTGCCTGTCTATGGATTATTCCTGGTCTCACCCTCCCGCTCACACCTTGACTCAAACGGTAACCGCCGAGCACATCGACGTGCTCGGTCACGCCAACAATTGTGAGTATCCCAAATGGATGGAAGCGGCGGCCTGGTCACATTGCCAAGCCTTAGAGCTGCCATTCGAGCGCTGGCAACAAATCGGGTTTGCTTGGGTCGCCCGA
This window encodes:
- a CDS encoding DUF3422 family protein, with the translated sequence MNDALLDSTPDIAAPAVSLKVHPWRSSLYEELHNRPSPIIERNCQVAHFTVLLDGNRDALHAHVVDLCRRFSVPVPGPESSCLYQDFGGFELRWERHLEFANFTFICHRVEPFAQDALSFIPKDWLAAMPGELLVAVNLAVVDDAPSEQQLHHWFEGQRVAGAHVADGLAQVWTAFRLHSDGFGRMVAHRGQLTAYQSGRMVQRLFELETYRLMSLMALPIARRMGHELSPVEANLAELNQQISDINSERDERELLQELSLLAAKVEQHRSDTNFRFAAALAYHDLVLDRLTQLKEQPLEGMQGLREFLERRLTPGIKTCTSVRDRLEDLSRRINRTTSLLRTRVDLSIQEQNQHLLSSMNRRSQLQLRLQQTVEGLSVVAIGYYMLSLLGIGFQGLKAYGLDINSDLLKGLSLPVVLGLVYWGVHSVRQHISRSHERVADAADER